A genomic stretch from Candidatus Nitrososphaera gargensis Ga9.2 includes:
- a CDS encoding helix-turn-helix domain-containing protein yields the protein MTQSSDAQANFEAYLQYLSYNDDRLLINGESKYPILLPQRVSKESIENAVYEYCQKYNIDYVSTENVNKWSIAMVKEYHLQRLKPKGKVEKTTTAQESKEQPIVLTDDLTREVTFQEVSAILSTSIKKDEAAKLITFCGMLLAQSNEDQLNLGFQSESSAGKSYIPIEVASYFPKEEVEILASASPTAFYHDGKWDNEKKVLFRDLEHKNLIFLDQPHFQLLEKLRPLLSKDMKELYYKITDKNQRQGLRTKNVIIRGFPSVFFCTTRTDPDEQEKTRMILLSPSTDQEKLRESLELVSLKKSNPEEYRKRIQHDPRRSWLVDRIKAIRQWGIREVLVPNDGKDVYERFMKEHAYLLPRHQRDFPRIFSFIKAHALLNCFKREKVLNGHADKPVAIIANQADIDAGFELYKEIEQSNELGLSPYIFKIYREVIQPLLNPQVGLSRKEIRSKYYTVFHKTLAAKLEESVIMQLEGAGLIEQSPDPEDKRKMLVYPTVSGNISSDRKCIPQDSGATPLEQYPREVQPAT from the coding sequence ATGACTCAATCTAGTGATGCACAAGCCAACTTTGAAGCCTATCTCCAATACCTATCCTATAATGACGACAGGCTATTGATCAATGGAGAAAGCAAGTATCCAATCCTACTACCGCAGCGTGTTAGCAAAGAATCAATTGAAAATGCGGTCTATGAATATTGCCAAAAGTACAACATTGACTATGTATCTACTGAAAATGTCAACAAATGGTCAATTGCAATGGTCAAGGAGTACCATCTGCAAAGACTTAAGCCAAAGGGTAAGGTAGAGAAGACAACAACAGCTCAAGAATCAAAAGAACAGCCAATAGTTCTGACAGATGATCTTACGAGGGAGGTTACATTCCAAGAAGTTTCAGCAATCTTGTCGACATCAATAAAGAAGGATGAAGCGGCCAAATTGATTACATTCTGCGGCATGCTGCTTGCGCAATCAAACGAAGACCAGCTCAATCTTGGCTTTCAGTCCGAATCCTCGGCAGGCAAATCATACATTCCAATAGAAGTAGCAAGCTATTTTCCCAAAGAAGAGGTGGAGATTCTGGCCTCCGCAAGCCCTACAGCGTTCTATCATGACGGCAAATGGGATAATGAGAAAAAGGTGCTATTCAGGGACCTAGAGCACAAGAACCTGATCTTCCTCGACCAGCCGCACTTTCAACTGCTGGAAAAGCTGCGGCCACTTCTAAGCAAGGACATGAAAGAGCTTTACTACAAAATAACTGACAAGAACCAAAGGCAAGGCCTCCGGACAAAAAATGTCATTATCAGAGGCTTTCCGTCTGTATTCTTTTGCACTACCAGAACAGATCCAGACGAGCAGGAAAAGACCCGCATGATACTGTTGAGCCCATCAACAGATCAAGAAAAGCTCAGAGAATCGCTAGAGCTGGTATCGCTTAAAAAGAGCAACCCAGAGGAGTATCGCAAGCGCATACAACATGATCCGCGCCGCAGCTGGCTTGTTGACCGGATAAAGGCAATCAGACAGTGGGGTATAAGGGAGGTTCTGGTTCCAAACGATGGAAAGGATGTGTATGAGAGGTTCATGAAGGAACATGCTTACCTTCTTCCGCGGCACCAGCGCGACTTTCCTAGGATATTCAGCTTCATCAAGGCCCATGCGCTCCTTAATTGCTTCAAAAGGGAGAAGGTGCTCAACGGCCATGCAGACAAGCCGGTGGCCATAATTGCAAATCAGGCAGACATTGACGCTGGCTTTGAACTCTACAAAGAAATAGAGCAATCAAACGAGCTTGGCCTATCGCCCTATATCTTCAAGATTTACAGGGAAGTGATTCAACCTCTGCTAAATCCACAGGTAGGGCTAAGTCGGAAGGAAATAAGGTCAAAGTACTATACCGTATTCCACAAGACGCTTGCAGCAAAGCTTGAAGAATCTGTTATTATGCAACTGGAAGGGGCAGGTCTAATAGAGCAGTCGCCTGACCCAGAAGATAAGCGCAAAATGCTAGTCTACCCCACTGTGTCAGGGAATATATCTTCTGATAGAAAATGTATCCCCCAAGACAGTGGGGCAACACCTTTAGAGCAATATCCAAGGGAGGTCCAGCCTGCAACTTGA
- a CDS encoding tyrosine-type recombinase/integrase encodes MALTEQLPPSQLEKTIVLLTANLERYCRSLFLKLANTNSENAQILADFITAEQNEINIKDSTKEWKIKIIFQLSAFHEHAKSFKDMTKDDILAYLNKLRKPESEDPTHKWIGTYNNRQMLLNKFFRWLYNPDEPDHRQRITPPCMRGVKRLPRKEKSPYKPSDIWTNEEHAVFLKYCPMKRDRCYHAIAYDTSARPHELLRLKIKDIKFKLSPDGIQYAEILVSGKTRPRTLPLISSIPYIKEWLQEHPLRNNPEAALFLSLGDSNYGRPITRDGLWWHFAKHYRTKYFPRLLEEPSVPATDKEHIKSMIAKPWNLYIFRHSALTQKSQILKETTLRDHAGWTMSSKMPQVYLHYFGTESSNSLLEAYGIIKHSQKQIEILKSKACPNCNEPNKPDERFCFKCKMVLTYDAYKDTLDQEQAKEERLKVVQDQLQALYRQLYREGLIKEQPRESG; translated from the coding sequence ATGGCTTTAACCGAACAGCTGCCGCCCTCCCAGCTCGAAAAGACCATAGTGCTTTTGACGGCTAACCTTGAACGCTACTGCAGAAGTCTCTTTCTGAAACTTGCAAACACCAACAGCGAAAACGCCCAGATACTGGCCGATTTTATCACAGCCGAGCAGAACGAGATAAACATCAAAGACTCGACCAAGGAATGGAAGATCAAGATAATCTTCCAGCTCTCTGCGTTCCATGAACATGCCAAGTCCTTCAAGGACATGACAAAAGATGATATCTTGGCTTATCTGAACAAGCTTCGCAAGCCCGAGTCTGAGGACCCAACCCACAAGTGGATTGGCACATACAACAACCGCCAGATGCTCCTGAACAAGTTCTTCCGGTGGCTGTACAACCCTGACGAGCCAGACCACAGGCAGAGGATAACCCCGCCATGTATGAGAGGGGTCAAGAGGCTTCCACGGAAGGAAAAGTCACCCTACAAGCCCTCAGACATTTGGACAAACGAAGAGCATGCTGTCTTTTTGAAATACTGTCCAATGAAGAGGGATAGATGCTACCATGCTATAGCCTATGACACCTCTGCCAGGCCCCATGAACTACTGCGGCTAAAGATAAAAGACATCAAGTTCAAGCTGTCGCCGGATGGGATCCAGTATGCGGAGATTCTGGTTTCAGGCAAGACGAGGCCAAGGACGCTGCCACTAATATCGTCCATCCCCTACATCAAGGAATGGCTGCAGGAACATCCACTCCGAAACAATCCTGAAGCTGCGCTCTTTTTGTCACTTGGAGACTCGAACTATGGCAGGCCAATCACCAGAGATGGGCTATGGTGGCACTTTGCCAAACACTACAGGACAAAATACTTTCCAAGGTTGTTAGAAGAACCTTCAGTGCCAGCAACTGACAAAGAGCACATCAAGAGTATGATTGCCAAGCCATGGAACCTCTACATATTCAGGCACTCGGCGCTGACGCAAAAGTCGCAGATCCTGAAAGAAACCACGCTGCGAGACCACGCTGGCTGGACGATGTCAAGCAAGATGCCGCAGGTATACCTGCATTATTTTGGGACCGAATCGTCAAACTCGCTCCTTGAAGCATACGGGATAATCAAGCACTCGCAAAAGCAGATAGAGATACTAAAGTCAAAGGCATGTCCAAACTGCAACGAGCCAAACAAGCCCGACGAGAGGTTCTGTTTCAAGTGCAAGATGGTGCTGACCTACGATGCATACAAGGACACGCTTGACCAAGAACAAGCAAAGGAAGAACGCCTAAAAGTAGTCCAAGACCAGCTGCAAGCGCTATACCGCCAGTTATACAGGGAGGGCCTCATCAAGGAACAGCCTAGGGAAAGTGGATAA